The window agggggggggaggggtgaattattcatttttatatttttatagctACTAGTTGACTAGTTTTGTAGACTAGATGTAATAACCTGATAATAAGAAGAGCAGAAATGAAGTGCAGGAATTAAAGACACCcgaatttttatactggttcggattcaatgtgaatcctagtccagtccccttgggttgcaagggagtTCTCTTTCAGTGAATGAGTTTCTGGAGTACAATCGTGAATGGTGTGGTTTACACCAATGGCTCAGTTTCTATGTCACTCCTTTCTTTTTGATACAATGCCTTAccaatatttttctctctttcttctctaactTGTTACACAACAGATCTAATAGAGCTACAATGTTTGTTTGCAGTAGAACAAAGAAAGGGTATTTGGTTCGATCAAAGTATATTTTTTTTAGGCTTAAGGATGTGTATAAATACTTTGTAAGAGACCGTTGCTGAAGAGATTTGCCAACccaagagatttgatccttggaaagagattgattctttccaagaataaggttaTTTGTCGTTGCTCTTCCTTGATGAAAGGACTTTAATAGCTTTCCTTTTACAGGTCTTGATAGTGCCGGATTTACTCCTTGATTTTTGGTCCTTCTAGTAATAGCAACTTGATTGATCATCTTGCAAGATCTTCGATACTTCTTTTCCGCTTCAATCAATCTCGGATTGATTTCTTTGTCTTTGATTGATTCGTTCAATCTTGGAAGCTTTCCTTGAGTTATTTTAATTGATTCCTCCAATCTTGGATGCTTTCCTTGAGTCCCTATACCAAGAGCAATcatattattttcataaattaaactaaaacctaacgatctccccctttttgatgatgttaaaataatatatgtaaacaTCAGTTGACTTCcctgtattttactccccctcaaTGAGTGCAGTTGACTTTGCTTTTGAGACTACTTCCTTTAGTCGACTTCTTTTGCAGGATCTATGACTCCCCCTCAAGAGGTGCCACGTGTACCTCTAGTCGACTTCCCTGCATGTACCTACACGACTATATATATCCTTTATCCCCTTTTTTGGCATCAGCATAACAACAGATAACAACGTACTATATACTAAAACATGATTTATAGC is drawn from Nicotiana tomentosiformis chromosome 12, ASM39032v3, whole genome shotgun sequence and contains these coding sequences:
- the LOC138903043 gene encoding uncharacterized protein, with the translated sequence MIALGIGTQGKHPRLEESIKITQGKLPRLNESIKDKEINPRLIEAEKKYRRSCKMINQVAITRRTKNQGVNPALSRPVKGKLLKSFHQGRATTNNLILGKNQSLSKDQISWVGKSLQQRSLTKIRKKGHANIVEKNDDIDDVCAMLLECNLVGNLNEWWIDSGPTRHVCAVKEAFATYSTAGPKEELSMGNTAATKIEGYGKIFLKMTSGKVLTLNNVLHVPTIRKNLDSTYLLVKN